A region from the Arachis ipaensis cultivar K30076 chromosome B01, Araip1.1, whole genome shotgun sequence genome encodes:
- the LOC107619596 gene encoding LOW QUALITY PROTEIN: zinc-finger homeodomain protein 4 (The sequence of the model RefSeq protein was modified relative to this genomic sequence to represent the inferred CDS: deleted 2 bases in 1 codon) — protein sequence MELSSQEGDIPIAVNTTANYGGNGHGAHINIHHTQNPSNGSSMHPLDNGPYNSKQEEEEEEEVVVPLVRYRECLKNHAAAMGGNATDGCGEFMPSGDHGTMEALTCSACRCHRNFHRKEIQGEPSAPPPPLLEYHHHHFNTATRHLAASRKFLHKNMHHHHHLGYPTAGGGNILPSRTVPPAQMIMPYNIGPMPSSEHSDEQDEREDCNEIGVKRRVLKVWMHNNKHNLAKKNLLIIPPSSST from the exons ATGGAACTTTCGAGTCAAGAAGGAGATATACCAATCGCAGTAAACACCACCGCCAATTATGGTGGCAATGGCCATGGCGCCCACATCAACATTCACCACACCCAAAACCCTTCCAATGGCTCCTCTATGCACCCGCTCGACAATGGACCCTACAATAGCAagcaggaggaggaagaggaggaggaggtggtggtgcCGCTCGTCAGGTACAGAGAGTGCCTCAAGAACCATGCCGCCGCCATGGGAGGAAATGCCACCGACGGTTGTGGCGAGTTCATGCCAAGCGGAGACCACGGCACCATGGAAGCCCTCACCTGCTCCGCCTGCCGCTGCCACAGAAACTTCCACCGAAAGGAAATCCAAGGCGAGCCTTCAGCCCCACCCCCGCCCTTGCTGGagtaccaccaccaccacttcaACACCGCCACCAGGCACCTCGCCGCTTCTAGAAAGTTCCTTCACAAGAACatgcaccatcatcatcatctcgGTTACCCTACTGCTGGCGGCGGTAACATCCTTCCGTCGAGAACGGTGCCCCCGGCGCAGATGATAATGCCCTACAACATAGGCCCCATGCCGTCGTCGGAGCACTCGGACGAGCAGGACGAGCGGG AAGACTGCAACGAGATTGGAGTCAAACGCAGAGTCCTCAAGGTTTGGATGCATAACAATAAACACAACCTCGCTAAAAAAAACCTTCTCATCATTCCCCCATCCTCTTCTACTTAA